A genomic region of Carassius carassius chromosome 13, fCarCar2.1, whole genome shotgun sequence contains the following coding sequences:
- the LOC132156347 gene encoding IQ motif and SEC7 domain-containing protein 3-like isoform X1, with translation MSSLLENPLQAVLYLKELTAIVQNQQSLIQTQRYRIDILERRLEDLAVENRQLRDSSSHHRHPPRYHPPPPPRTSSLPRTNRPGTPPVQTQQQQHSPLDMQLVPAGPINASPDSVDEDDNDAQDPCCRSLVPQTPATLCRAVGLPRASESQTILHQFCCPAPEAPEGDSLICSSPIPAAEQKDEKKDAQHEAPPCSHPPEYELSPDLKLKQIEELEQKYGGPLISRRAACKIQTAFRQYQLSKNFQKIRNSVLESGIPRRMSVRRVRVQRDGFSAERALMEGCSLMGIPLTHSTSLPVATTTTITHLEDTFTEQVQSLARSIDEALNSWSSVRDGEGEKSTAAPPSGSHPEGLLMDPAALQDTTQSSCGESMPRSASKLMMAFRDVTVQIDNHNFRLSSSMLESVSLGNGVSKDTSSEPQTGGQNAGQSASSTTAEPEFPAPPPSEEEIENLQPTGIDVLTAGAGPEGKQTNQIAPEIAENSSEPVSSSSTSTSTCETMILSLPRPHCQDTPCGTLSTDIARKRLYRIGLNLFNVNPDKGIQFLITRGFIPDTAIGVAHFLLQRKGLSRQMIGEFLGNSKRQFNRDVLDCVVDEMDFSMLELDEALRKFQAHVRVQGEAQKVERLIEAFSQRYCMCNPDVVQQFHNPDTIFILAFAIVLLNTDMYSPNIKPERKMLLEDFIRNLRGVDDGADIPREMLAGIYERIQQRELRSNEDHVTYVTRVEQSILGMKTILSVPHRRLVCCSRLYEVTDVNKPQKQASHQREVFLFNDLIVILKLCPKKKSAATYTFCKAMGLLGMQFHLFENEYYPHGITILSPFSSEKKQVVSFCSQSAEELLKFVEDLRESITEVAEMEQIRIEWELERQQVVRYQTNKNGTQLDIHAGPSSASGDDIYEKTGSNTVEVSIHNRLQTYQLSSALATPSAQQHLAVLPSPAPGSALTISPDTLIQCQQIVKVIVVDSAGRGHVEAFLSHSPAHRLIQSAVSTPTRSREGGKQQQPPLPPPPPPYHHPHQFCPPTPPPPRHLLSQRRYSSGTRSLV, from the exons ATGTCGAGCCTCCTGGAAAACCCTCTGCAGGCGGTGCTCTATTTGAAGGAGCTCACCGCCATCGTGCAGAACCAGCAGAGTCTGATTCAAACCCAACGATACCGGATAGACATACTCGAGCGCCGGCTGGAAGATCTAGCGGTTGAGAATCGGCAGCTCCGGGACTCCAGCAGCCATCACCGGCACCCTCCCCGCTATCATCCGCCTCCGCCTCCCCGGACCTCCAGCCTGCCCCGAACCAACAGACCCGGGACGCCCCCGGTTCaaacccagcagcagcagcattccCCCCTGGACATGCAGCTCGTGCCTGCGGGACCCATCAATGCGAGTCCGGACTCTGTTGATGAAGATGATAATGACGCTCAGGACCCCTGCTGTCGGTCCCTGGTCCCACAGACACCTGCCACCTTGTGCCGAGCTGTGGGACTCCCACGGGCATCTGA GAGCCAGACCATCCTGCACCAGTTCTGCTGTCCCGCACCTGAGGCTCCAGAGGGAGACTCCCTAATCTGCTCCAG CCCGATTCCTGCTGCAGAACAAAAAGATGAGAAAAAAGATGCCCAGCATGAAGCACCACCCTGCTCACATCCTCCAGAATATGAGCTCTCTCCTGATCTCAAACTAAAACAG ATAGAGGAACTGGAGCAGAAATACGGTGGTCCTTTGATTTCCCGGCGTGCGGCCTGTAAGATCCAGACGGCATTTCGTCAGTACCAGCTCAGCAAGAACTTCCAGAAGATCCGTAACTCGGTTCTGGAGAGTGGGATCCCGCGGCGCATGTCAGTGCGCAGGGTACGAGTACAGAGGGATGGTTTCTCCGCTGAACGAGCGCTGATGGAGGGATGTTCACTCATGGGCATCCCGCTCACACACTCCACCTCACTGCCGGTGGCTACAACAACCACAATCACACACCTGGAGGACACATTCACTGAACAG GTTCAGTCATTAGCACGATCTATTGACGAAGCTTTGAACAGCTGGAGTTCTGTTCGAGACGGGGAAGGAGAGAAGTCCACTGCGGCCCCTCCCTCTGGATCCCATCCCGAGGGGCTCCTGATGGACCCCGCTGCCCTACAGGATACCACACAGAGCAGCTGTGGAGAGAGCATGCCCCGCAGTGCCAGTAAACTTATGATGGCTTTCAGGGACGTGACTGTTCAAATTGACAACCACAACTTTCGCCTCTCCTCCTCAATGCTGGAGTCAGTTTCTCTTGGTAATGGTGTATCCAAGGACACCAGCTCAGAACCCCAAACGGGTGGACAAAATGCAGGCCAATCGGCATCTTCAACCACAGCAGAGCCTGAGTTCCCAGCTCCGCCACCCAGCGAGGAAGAGATAGAGAACCTACAGCCAACTGGAATAGATGTACTGACAGCAGGGGCGGGACCGGAGGGGAAACAGACCAATCAGATTGCACCAGAGATAGCGGAAAACAGCTCAGAGCCCGTCAGTAGCAGCAGCACCTCCACATCAACGTGTGAGACGATGATTCTGTCTCTGCCCCGTCCACATTGCCAGGACACACCCTGTGGCACGCTCTCAACGGATATTGCACGTAAACGTCTTTACCGCATTGGACTCAACCTCTTCAATGT AAATCCAGACAAAGGCATCCAGTTCCTGATAACCAGGGGCTTTATTCCGGACACGGCCATCGGTGTGGCTCACTTCCTGTTGCAGAGGAAGGGTTTGAGTCGTCAGATGATAGGAGAGTTCCTGGGTAACAGCAAGAGGCAGTTCAACAGAGATGTGTTAGA ctgtgTGGTGGATGAGATGGATTTCTCCATGCTGGAGCTGGATGAAGCTTTGAGGAAGTTTCAGGCTCATGTGCGAGTGCAAGGAGAAGCTCAAAAAGTCGAGAGACTCATTGAAGCATTCAG TCAGAGGTACTGTATGTGTAACCCAGACGTGGTGCAGCAGTTTCATAACCCTGACACCATCTTCATCCTGGCCTTTGCCATCGTGCTGCTGAACACAGACATGTACAGTCCCAACATCAAACCAGAGCGCAAGATGCTTCTGGAAGACTTCATACGCAACCTCCGAG GAGTGGACGATGGGGCAGATATTCCACGGGAGATGTTAGCCGGGATTTATGAGCGGATTCAGCAGAGGGAGCTGCGCTCCAACGAGGATCATGTGACTTATGTTACCAGGGTAGAGCAAAGCATTCTTGGAATGAAGACG ATACTGTCGGTTCCTCACCGTAGGCTGGTGTGCTGCAGTCGACTCTATGAGGTCACCGATGTGAATAAACCACAGAAACAGGCCTCACATCAGAGGGAGGTGTTCCTCTTCAATGACCTGATTGTG aTCCTAAAACTATGCCCTAAGAAGAAGAGTGCTGCCACATACACGTTCTGCAAGGCCATGGGCTTACTGGGAATGCAGTTTCATCTGTTTGAGAATGAGT ATTACCCTCACGGAATCACGATATTGTCTCCGTTCTCGTCAGAGAAGAAGCAGGTAGTCAGTTTCTGTTCTCAGAGCGCTGAGGAGCTGCTCAAGTTTGTAGAGGACCTGAGAGAGAGCATCACAGAGGTGGCAGAGATGGAACAAATACGgattgagt GGGAACTAGAAAGACAACAGGTTGTGAGATATCAAACTAACAAGAACGGCACACAACTAGACATCCATGCTGGACCTAGTTCTGcttcag GGGATGATATTTATGAGAAAACAGGAAGCAACACGGTAGAG GTGTCAATTCACAACAGGCTCCAAACGTACCAACTCAGCTCTGCTCTGGCCACACCCAGCGCTCAGCAACACCTGGCCGTCCTGCCTAGCCCCGCCCCTGGCTCCGCCCTCACCATCTCCCCCGACACCCTGATCCAGTGCCAGCAGATCGTGAAAGTGATCGTCGTGGACTCTGCTGGGCGTGGCCACGTGGAGGCATTCCTCAGCCACAGCCCCGCCCATCGCCTCATCCAATCGGCTGTCTCCACGCCCACCAGGTCACGGGAGGGAGGCAAGCAgcagcagccgcccctccctcCCCCGCCACCTCCTTATCATCACCCACATCAGTTTTGCCCCCCGACCCCTCCACCACCACGCCACCTACTGAGCCAACGCAGGTACTCCAGCGGGACGCGCAGCCTAGTCTGA
- the LOC132156347 gene encoding IQ motif and SEC7 domain-containing protein 3-like isoform X2 — translation MSSLLENPLQAVLYLKELTAIVQNQQSLIQTQRYRIDILERRLEDLAVENRQLRDSSSHHRHPPRYHPPPPPRTSSLPRTNRPGTPPVQTQQQQHSPLDMQLVPAGPINASPDSVDEDDNDAQDPCCRSLVPQTPATLCRAVGLPRASESQTILHQFCCPAPEAPEGDSLICSSPIPAAEQKDEKKDAQHEAPPCSHPPEYELSPDLKLKQIEELEQKYGGPLISRRAACKIQTAFRQYQLSKNFQKIRNSVLESGIPRRMSVRRVRVQRDGFSAERALMEGCSLMGIPLTHSTSLPVATTTTITHLEDTFTEQVQSLARSIDEALNSWSSVRDGEGEKSTAAPPSGSHPEGLLMDPAALQDTTQSSCGESMPRSASKLMMAFRDVTVQIDNHNFRLSSSMLESVSLGNGVSKDTSSEPQTGGQNAGQSASSTTAEPEFPAPPPSEEEIENLQPTGIDVLTAGAGPEGKQTNQIAPEIAENSSEPVSSSSTSTSTCETMILSLPRPHCQDTPCGTLSTDIARKRLYRIGLNLFNVNPDKGIQFLITRGFIPDTAIGVAHFLLQRKGLSRQMIGEFLGNSKRQFNRDVLDCVVDEMDFSMLELDEALRKFQAHVRVQGEAQKVERLIEAFSQRYCMCNPDVVQQFHNPDTIFILAFAIVLLNTDMYSPNIKPERKMLLEDFIRNLRGVDDGADIPREMLAGIYERIQQRELRSNEDHVTYVTRVEQSILGMKTILSVPHRRLVCCSRLYEVTDVNKPQKQASHQREVFLFNDLIVILKLCPKKKSAATYTFCKAMGLLGMQFHLFENEYYPHGITILSPFSSEKKQVVSFCSQSAEELLKFVEDLRESITEVAEMEQIRIEWELERQQVVRYQTNKNGTQLDIHAGPSSASGDDIYEKTGSNTVEAPNVPTQLCSGHTQRSATPGRPA, via the exons ATGTCGAGCCTCCTGGAAAACCCTCTGCAGGCGGTGCTCTATTTGAAGGAGCTCACCGCCATCGTGCAGAACCAGCAGAGTCTGATTCAAACCCAACGATACCGGATAGACATACTCGAGCGCCGGCTGGAAGATCTAGCGGTTGAGAATCGGCAGCTCCGGGACTCCAGCAGCCATCACCGGCACCCTCCCCGCTATCATCCGCCTCCGCCTCCCCGGACCTCCAGCCTGCCCCGAACCAACAGACCCGGGACGCCCCCGGTTCaaacccagcagcagcagcattccCCCCTGGACATGCAGCTCGTGCCTGCGGGACCCATCAATGCGAGTCCGGACTCTGTTGATGAAGATGATAATGACGCTCAGGACCCCTGCTGTCGGTCCCTGGTCCCACAGACACCTGCCACCTTGTGCCGAGCTGTGGGACTCCCACGGGCATCTGA GAGCCAGACCATCCTGCACCAGTTCTGCTGTCCCGCACCTGAGGCTCCAGAGGGAGACTCCCTAATCTGCTCCAG CCCGATTCCTGCTGCAGAACAAAAAGATGAGAAAAAAGATGCCCAGCATGAAGCACCACCCTGCTCACATCCTCCAGAATATGAGCTCTCTCCTGATCTCAAACTAAAACAG ATAGAGGAACTGGAGCAGAAATACGGTGGTCCTTTGATTTCCCGGCGTGCGGCCTGTAAGATCCAGACGGCATTTCGTCAGTACCAGCTCAGCAAGAACTTCCAGAAGATCCGTAACTCGGTTCTGGAGAGTGGGATCCCGCGGCGCATGTCAGTGCGCAGGGTACGAGTACAGAGGGATGGTTTCTCCGCTGAACGAGCGCTGATGGAGGGATGTTCACTCATGGGCATCCCGCTCACACACTCCACCTCACTGCCGGTGGCTACAACAACCACAATCACACACCTGGAGGACACATTCACTGAACAG GTTCAGTCATTAGCACGATCTATTGACGAAGCTTTGAACAGCTGGAGTTCTGTTCGAGACGGGGAAGGAGAGAAGTCCACTGCGGCCCCTCCCTCTGGATCCCATCCCGAGGGGCTCCTGATGGACCCCGCTGCCCTACAGGATACCACACAGAGCAGCTGTGGAGAGAGCATGCCCCGCAGTGCCAGTAAACTTATGATGGCTTTCAGGGACGTGACTGTTCAAATTGACAACCACAACTTTCGCCTCTCCTCCTCAATGCTGGAGTCAGTTTCTCTTGGTAATGGTGTATCCAAGGACACCAGCTCAGAACCCCAAACGGGTGGACAAAATGCAGGCCAATCGGCATCTTCAACCACAGCAGAGCCTGAGTTCCCAGCTCCGCCACCCAGCGAGGAAGAGATAGAGAACCTACAGCCAACTGGAATAGATGTACTGACAGCAGGGGCGGGACCGGAGGGGAAACAGACCAATCAGATTGCACCAGAGATAGCGGAAAACAGCTCAGAGCCCGTCAGTAGCAGCAGCACCTCCACATCAACGTGTGAGACGATGATTCTGTCTCTGCCCCGTCCACATTGCCAGGACACACCCTGTGGCACGCTCTCAACGGATATTGCACGTAAACGTCTTTACCGCATTGGACTCAACCTCTTCAATGT AAATCCAGACAAAGGCATCCAGTTCCTGATAACCAGGGGCTTTATTCCGGACACGGCCATCGGTGTGGCTCACTTCCTGTTGCAGAGGAAGGGTTTGAGTCGTCAGATGATAGGAGAGTTCCTGGGTAACAGCAAGAGGCAGTTCAACAGAGATGTGTTAGA ctgtgTGGTGGATGAGATGGATTTCTCCATGCTGGAGCTGGATGAAGCTTTGAGGAAGTTTCAGGCTCATGTGCGAGTGCAAGGAGAAGCTCAAAAAGTCGAGAGACTCATTGAAGCATTCAG TCAGAGGTACTGTATGTGTAACCCAGACGTGGTGCAGCAGTTTCATAACCCTGACACCATCTTCATCCTGGCCTTTGCCATCGTGCTGCTGAACACAGACATGTACAGTCCCAACATCAAACCAGAGCGCAAGATGCTTCTGGAAGACTTCATACGCAACCTCCGAG GAGTGGACGATGGGGCAGATATTCCACGGGAGATGTTAGCCGGGATTTATGAGCGGATTCAGCAGAGGGAGCTGCGCTCCAACGAGGATCATGTGACTTATGTTACCAGGGTAGAGCAAAGCATTCTTGGAATGAAGACG ATACTGTCGGTTCCTCACCGTAGGCTGGTGTGCTGCAGTCGACTCTATGAGGTCACCGATGTGAATAAACCACAGAAACAGGCCTCACATCAGAGGGAGGTGTTCCTCTTCAATGACCTGATTGTG aTCCTAAAACTATGCCCTAAGAAGAAGAGTGCTGCCACATACACGTTCTGCAAGGCCATGGGCTTACTGGGAATGCAGTTTCATCTGTTTGAGAATGAGT ATTACCCTCACGGAATCACGATATTGTCTCCGTTCTCGTCAGAGAAGAAGCAGGTAGTCAGTTTCTGTTCTCAGAGCGCTGAGGAGCTGCTCAAGTTTGTAGAGGACCTGAGAGAGAGCATCACAGAGGTGGCAGAGATGGAACAAATACGgattgagt GGGAACTAGAAAGACAACAGGTTGTGAGATATCAAACTAACAAGAACGGCACACAACTAGACATCCATGCTGGACCTAGTTCTGcttcag GGGATGATATTTATGAGAAAACAGGAAGCAACACGGTAGAG GCTCCAAACGTACCAACTCAGCTCTGCTCTGGCCACACCCAGCGCTCAGCAACACCTGGCCGTCCTGCCTAG